The sequence ACTGATGTGTCCGATCAGGTTCTCCTGAACGATCCTGCGGGCCTCCTCATGGGAATCCAATTCCAGCATAAATAGATATTATAGTAAATTACATATAAATGTCAAACACTCGTCAGTTGGATATTAGCTCCGTCGCACGGTCCGCATCAAAGATTTTCGTTGCTCGATGAGCGCGGCTGTTCCGATATCCGCACGGTGCCGCACGGGTCCCTTCACCTGCGCGCAGAACGATTCGGCGATCTTCTCCGCTTCCGCGAGGTTTTCTCCGATGCCTACGATGCCGGCGGTGCGCGATCCGCCCACATGCAGGATGCCCTGTTCATCCTCCGAGACATCGCCGAAGAAGAGGGATGCGTTCTTCGGGACCGGCGGGAAGGTGACCACTGCGCCCTTCTGATCTTTGCTGACCGGGTAGCTCTCGGGGGCGAGGTACTTGCAGACGGTTGCCTTGCGATCGAACCGGACAAGGGCTTCTGTGAGCGTTCCTTCTGTGATGGCCTGGCAGATAGCTACGAAATCGGAAGAGAGCAGCGGGAGTACGTTGAGCGCTTCGGGATCGCCGAAACGCGCGTTGAACTCGATCACGCGAATGCCATCTTTGACGGCGATGAATCCTCCGTACAGAATTCCCCGGTACGGCTCGCCACATTCCTTGAGAAGAGACTGTGCCGTGAGGCGGTTGATTTCTTTTGCGCGGTTCAGATCCTCTGCCGTGAGGAAGGGGAGTGAGTGATCGCTGTCCGTGTAGGTTCCCATGCCGCCCGTGTTCGGGCCTGTGTCGCCCGTGAAGGCACGCTTGTGATCCTGAATCGCGGGCATATCCACCACCTGCGTGCCTGAAACGAACGAGAGCAGACTGAATTCCACGCCCACGAGTTTCTCTTCCACGACGACGCGCCCGCCTTCCTCAATGCACTCTTTGGCGTAGGCCATTCCTTCTTCAATCGTTGCGAGATGTTCGCCGCTCACTTTGA is a genomic window of Candidatus Peribacter riflensis containing:
- a CDS encoding phosphoribosylamine/glycine ligase, translated to MRILLVASGAREHAIADALSRSPQKPEIIAVCTTKNPGLKKLSQELHVGNILDFPWVMEIAKKSKPALAIVGPDDPIGNGLADLLEAAGIPTMAPKKSLARIESSKSFARDLLQKAIPDSVPKYRVFTSYEPKELNKFIAQDLRGDYVVKYDALRGGKGVKVSGEHLATIEEGMAYAKECIEEGGRVVVEEKLVGVEFSLLSFVSGTQVVDMPAIQDHKRAFTGDTGPNTGGMGTYTDSDHSLPFLTAEDLNRAKEINRLTAQSLLKECGEPYRGILYGGFIAVKDGIRVIEFNARFGDPEALNVLPLLSSDFVAICQAITEGTLTEALVRFDRKATVCKYLAPESYPVSKDQKGAVVTFPPVPKNASLFFGDVSEDEQGILHVGGSRTAGIVGIGENLAEAEKIAESFCAQVKGPVRHRADIGTAALIEQRKSLMRTVRRS